A genomic stretch from Desulfolutivibrio sulfodismutans DSM 3696 includes:
- a CDS encoding ArsR/SmtB family transcription factor: MHELPTTPRPTTEMFAERARVIKALAHPSRLLIVDELSRGERCVCELTELVGHDISTVSKHLAVLKRVGIVADEKRGLQVYYRLKTPCVLNFFACIENVLRDR; this comes from the coding sequence ATGCACGAACTGCCCACCACACCACGGCCGACCACGGAAATGTTTGCCGAGCGGGCCCGGGTCATCAAGGCCCTGGCGCATCCCTCGCGGCTTCTGATTGTGGACGAACTGTCGAGGGGCGAGCGGTGCGTGTGCGAACTGACCGAGCTTGTGGGCCACGACATCTCCACGGTTTCCAAGCACCTGGCGGTGCTCAAGCGGGTCGGCATCGTGGCCGACGAAAAACGCGGCCTTCAGGTCTATTACCGCCTCAAGACGCCATGTGTGCTGAATTTTTTTGCATGCATCGAGAACGTGCTCCGGGACCGGTAA